The genomic stretch ACTCGGCCTTCGCATGCAATTCACACGCGTCCGTACTCTCGTAGTCATGTGCGTCCTGATCGCTTCCGTCGGGCGAACGGACGCGAGCGACGCCGATTTTCTCGATCTACTCCGCGAGGGCCGCGTGCTCGTACTCATGCGTCACGAAACCACCGAACCGGGTATCGGCGACCCGCCCGGTTTCTCGCTCGAGGATTGTGCCACTCAACGGAATCTCGACTCTGCCGGCCGAGCCTCTGCGCGCGCCGCCGGCGTGTACTGGAAGACTCACGACATCCACTTCGACGAGGTCCGCACGAGTGCGTGGTGCCGCTGCCGCGATACCGCCTTGGAAATGGACGTCGGCGAACCCGCGCAGTGGCGGCCGCTCGACTCGATTTTCACCGCAGGAGCAAACGCCCGGGCCGAGTCCGTGCAAGAATTGCACCGCTTCGTCGCGGGCTGGTCCGGCCGAGGCAATGCCCTCTTCGTGACCCACCAGGTCAACATCACCGCCTTCACCGGCCTCGTGCCGGCCATGGGCGAGGCGATCCTCGTCAGGCTCGGACCGATGGCCGCTCGCCGAGATCCGAAAGTGCTGGGGCGCTTCCACCCCGGTCGCATGCCGCTTCGAGAAACTCCCGTGCCCGCGTCTCGCTCCAGTACTCGCGCGCCGGACGGATGAATCCCACGTGCCCGCCGTGGGCCGGCGCCTCCAAGTGCAGCCATGCGCTCGCGGCCGCCTCCGCGTCGGGAAAACACGACGGCGACAAGAACGGATCGTCCCGTGAGTTGAGCAGGAGCGTCGGCACTCGGATGCTCCCGAGGAACTGCCGCGAACTGCAACGCGCCCAATAGTCTGCCGCATCCACGAATCCGTGCAGGGGTGCCGTGAAACGCGTGTCGAACTCGGTGAAGGTGCGAATCTCCCGCAACCCTCGCACGTCGAGACTTTCCGGGTAGACCAAGTGCTTGACCTCGATCTTCGCGACGAGCGTCCGTAGGAAACGGCGCAGGTAAAATCGGTTTTCGCGCGTCTCGAGCCGCGCGGCGCATCCCGCCAAGTCGCAAGGCACGGAGACCGCGACCGCACCTGCGATGAATCCCACCGCCTCGTCGCCCTGTTCGCCGAGGTACTTGAGCGTGACGTTGCCGCCGAGACTGAATCCGACGAGTGCGATCTCCCGTCGCGGCCACGTTGCCCGCACGTAGTCCACGACGATGCCGAGATCGTCGCTCGCCCCGCTGTGATAGGAGCGTAACGATCTGTTGGATACGCCGCTGCATCCTCGGAAGTTCCACGCCACGACGTCCCACCCCGCCGCGCGGAGGCACCGCGCCATACCCGCGACGTAAGCGCGGCGCGAGTCCCCCTCGAGACCGTGCGAGACGATCGCCACGCGTCGGCCGCCCTCTCCATGGAGGTCCAGATCTAGGAAATCTCCGTCCGGCGTTTCGACTCGGCGCCTCAACGGAGGCGGCATCGCGACGCGTCGGGCGAGCGCCGGCAAAACGGTCTGCAGATGGCCGTTCGCGAGTCCGGGTGGAGGTCGATAGTTGGAGACGAGGACAGGCATGCGAACGGAGGAGCCGACTCATGTCGTCGGACCTGCGGGCCGCGCGCAATCGCGTTTCTGCGGTCCGGGTTCACCCGCGATGCTCGGACGACGGAAACCGCACGAGGCGCCCGCGCAGCGGCACGTTTTCGAGGTGCGTGTCCGGCGCGATCATCGCGTGCGTGCGCGACGAATCGACGCCGTCGATCCCGATGTGCGCGCCGCAGATCTCGAAGAGCAATAGTTCCAAAAAACCACCTACGCAAACGATCGCCCAGTCGGTGATGAACGGCCACTCGGTCGGGGCCTTTCGTGCCCCGCCCGCCTCACAGGGCGCGAAGCTCTCCACGAAGTGCGCTTGCGAGTAAGGACCTTGGTTCGTCGTGGCCGCCAACCCCGGTAGCCAGCGCGCGAGCAGATCCTCGCGCCCGAACCGTCCGAGCGCACGAGCCGCGAGCGCCACCCATGCCGGATACGAGCCGTTCCATTGATGATCGGGGCGCGACGAGAAATCGACGTCGTCGTCCAGCGGAGAGAGCGCCGCCATCCAGGTAGGCGTCATCAGTTCGCGTTCGAAGAAGTCCAACATCTCGTCCACCTGCGTGCAGGGGAGATCCTCGCCGGCGAACACGAGCACGTGCACGAAGTCCCACGCGTGCCGCGTCGGCACGAGCGAACCATCCGGCTGTCGACAGTACCAATATCCCTTTCCGCTCGAGTAGAGCGTCCGCATACGAGCGGACAACTCGCTCGCCTCGCGCCGAAACTCGGCCCCCGCTTCGGCCTCGCCCGCTCGCTCCAGCCAAGTCGCGACCTCGCGCAGCGTCCAAATGCTCGCCGCATTGAGCGACGCGACCTCGTGGGTGTAGTTTCCCACGCACTCGAGCAGGCTGTTGCGATCACCGAAGTCCCCCAGCCCGCTGCGTGCGCCGAGCGCGAGCAGGTGCCGCGCCGCACCCTCCAAGTGCCGTAGAACGCTGCGCCCCGCCACCTCGCGCTCGAGCCACGCGGTGTCTCCCGTGACCTGCACGTAGACGGAGATCAGCCGCGTGATCGCGAAGTCGTTGCACGAATACCAGTTTCCCGTGCCGCTGCCGCTCACGTGTTCGGTTCCGAAGCACCGATGGATGTCCTGCGCGAGCCAGAGTTCGATCGTGTCGCGGACACAGACCGGATCGAGCATGGCGAGCAACCACGCGCTCAACGACCAGTCGTTGAGAAAACTGGTGGTCACCCAGTACCGCGGCATGAGCGTAGTGTAGGTGCGACCGCGGGCGGTCAGACGTTTGAAGTAGACGACTCCCACGACCGTCGTCCGGTAGATGCGCGCCAAGTCGGCGTTGGACGTCCGCAACGTCGGCAGGTGCCCGCTGTAACGCGTGTTGCCCGGAGTGAAGACCGCTTCGAGTTCCGCGCTCCAGTCTTCGCGTGCGCGTGCGATCGCACCCGCAGGATCTCGACGCCAACGTTCGTGCGTTCGCTTCAATGTCTCGAGCTCACCGCCCACGGTCACGAGGTAGTGCAGCACGCGCGTTTCCCCTGCCGACAGCGACCACGAGAATCCGAGCCGCCGCCTGTCGATCTTGTCCGCCCGCGGTTCGGTGGCTTGCAGCGAGAAGGCCACACTCGAGCGCGACGAAAACAACACCCCGGAACCGTCGCCGAGCGGATGCATCGAGTTGGTCACGAGCGTCTGCGGTGGAGGTGTCCCTTCCCACGGGGTGGTGGAAATCGCGGGACCTTCCTTGGGCGAGTACGGCGTGCGCCATCCGTCGGTCGATTGAATCACGCCGTCACCGGTCGTGATCTCCAAGGGAACCAAGCGCGGCTCCGTGCCTTGGTTGGTGACGCGCAGTTCCAGAGTCGCGCTCTGCTCGAGCACACCCATGACGGTCGTCGATTCGACGCACAATCCGGGCAAAAGCACGCGACGTTCGATGCGATCCGGCCACCAACGCATCTCGATCGGCAGACCCGAAGTGCGGACGCACACGCCGTCGATGGTGAGGCCGCCGAGGATCGAATCACCGTGCGAGTATGGAGGAAACGTCAGATGCTGCACACCGAGCACGTCGAGCGCCGCTTGCAGGCATCCGAGAAAGTTGGTCGAAGCCGGCGGGTTGAAGAGCGTGTCCGGCGTGCAACGGAGCGTCGCGCTCGCGTATTCATCGAGGGGATACATCGATTCGGGGAGGGGTTGTGCGCGTGATTGAACGCGCCCGAGTCGACGACGCCAAACGCGAAACGCGCCTCGCCCCGCTCGTCCGTTCTTCAACCCGACCGCAACGCACGCACGAAGGCACGCGGCGCGACACCGTGCACCGCCTTGAAGACCCGGCTGAAATGAAACGGATCGTCGAAGCCCACCGTAGCACCGACCTCCTTCACCAGTCCTCCGCGCTCCATCAACAGCTCGGCCGCGAGGTTCATCTTGCGTCGGAGCAGATACTGGTACGGCGAGATCCCCTGAAAGCGACGAAAGAGGCGGCACACGCTGGACGGGTCCATGCCGGCCGCACGCGCGACGTCGCCCAAAGTCGCGAGTCGGGGCACCTCCGCATCGATCGCGTTGCGGCACCGCAGGAAGTGTTCGCGCGCGCTCTCGTGCTGCTCGTCGGAGGTCCCGCCGGGACGACCGAAGGACGCGATCTTCAACAGGACGACTTCGAACAAATGTGCGCACACCTCGCGCACGTGCGGCCCGGTCGCTCTGCCCTCGCGCACGAGATCGTCCACCGCGGCCGCGATCTCCCCCACTGCAGAGACTCGATGCGGCTGTCCCGACACGAGCCCTGCGCGAGCCAACCGCGTGGTGCACCGCGTGCCGCCGAAACACACGAAGCTCTTCACGAGCGGCCGCGCACGATCGCAGCGGATCTCGCACTGCGTCTTCGGGGCGGTGACGAACACCGACCCGACGCCGAGGTCGAACGCACGCCCGTCGAGCACCGCTCGCCCCGCACCCGACGTGACGATTTCCAGCACGTGAAACGGGTAGGTCGCACGCTGCACGAGGTAGTCCGGGTCGCACGTTTCGCGCCCGGCCATCGCCACGATCGGTCCCGGCCGGCGCGACGGCACGGACTCGAGGAAACAATAGCTGGCCTTGCTCACTTGCTTCGAAAGCAGTGAACGACGGCTCCTTTCCTCGCGGTCGACTTTCTCCATGTCGTCGCGCACTCTGTCCATTCCCACCGGGCCGGTTCCATCCCATAATATCCATGCGAGTGGCATCTCGCCCTCGTTCACCCCGAGTTCACCCACCTCCGCACATGAAGAAGAAGTCCGTCCGGAAACCCACCGTGCTGCTCGTCGCCAACGGCGATCTGCGCCAGTCCGCCAACGAGAAGTGCTGGCCCGCGCAGGCCGAGATGGAGGCGAAGCTCTCCGCCTGTCTCGCCGATCTCGGTTGGCGGGTGAAACGCGCGCACCCTTTCAAGCCGCAGCTCGGCCACGGCTTCATCGGCTCGCAGAAGGAAGGCATGGAGGTGTTCGCCACGATCGATGCCGACATGCCGCTGATTGTGGCCGAATCGGTCTGGCAGTACTCGCACCACGTGCTGCACGGCTTGGTCTCGCATCGCGGACCGATCCTCACGGTCGCCAATTGGTCCGGCACCTGGCCGGGCCTGGTCGGCATGCTCAATCTCAACGGCTCGCTGACGAAGGCCGGCGTGCGCTACTCGACGCTTTGGAGCGAGAACTTCGACGACGCCTTCTTCCTCGATGGACTGAAGACGTGGCTCGCCACCGGCACGTTGAAACACCGCACGCGCCACGTGACGGCGCTCGCGAGGTGCTCAGTCCCCGCACGGGCGCGCAAGCTCGCGAGTTCGATCGCCGCCGACCTGCGCCGAGCCAAGTCGATCATGGGCGTGTTCGACGAAGGTTGCATGGGCATGTACAACGCCGTGATCCCCGACGAGTTGCTCTTCCCCTGCGGGGTCTACAAGGAGCGCCTCTCGCAGTCCGCGCTCTACTACGAGGCGACGCAGGTGACCGATGCCGAGGCTCGCGCCGTCTACGATTGGTATCGCGCGAAAGGGCTGCAGTTCGTGTTCGGTTCCGATCCGGAGACGAGCCTCACCGAGGAGCAAGTGCTCTGGCAGTGCCGCACCTACGTCGCCGCCTGCCGCATCGCCGAGGAGTTCGGCTGCGAGACGATCGGCATCCAATACCAACAGGGTCTCAAGGATCTCCTGCCTGCCTCCGACCTCGTCGAAGGCACGCTCAACAACGACGATCGTCCGCCCGTCGCGGACGCCGCCGGCAAGCCCATCCGGCCCGGTCGCGCCATTCCACACTTCAACGAAGTCGACGAATGCTCCGGCCTCGACGCGTTGTTCACCAACCGCATCCACCGCGCCCTCGGCGAGCCGGTCGAGACGACGTTGCACGATCTGCGCTGGGGCGATTTCGACCGCTCCGGTACGACCGACGACTACGTGTGGGTGTTTCTCATCTCCGGCAGTGCACCGCCCGCGCACCACGTCGGCGGCTGGGCCGGCACGCGATCGCTCCGCCAGCCCCCGATGTATTTCCGCCTCGGCGGTGGAACTCTCTGCGGCGTCGCCAAACCCGGCGAGATCGTCTGGAGCCGCGTGTTCGTCGAGAACGGTCGCCTGAAGATGGACCTCGGTCGAGCCAAGGTCGTCGCACTTCCCGAAGCCGAGACGGAGCGACGCTGGAAGGAAACGACGCCCGAGTGGCCGATCATGCACGCGGTGACCTACGGCGTGTCGCGCGATCAAATGATGGCGCGCCACAAGGCCAACCACATCCAGGTCGCCTACGCGAAAAACGCCGCTGCCGCCGACCTCGCGCTCTACGCCAAGGCCGCACTCGCCGCCGAACTCGGTATCGAAGTCTTCCTCTGCGGCACGCGCGCAGACGGAAAGCCCTTCTGACGATTCGGCTGGCCGCCGACCGTATGCGCCGCGCAGTCGTTCAGCCGACGCGCCGGCGCAACTGCCCGCAAGCCGCGTCGATCTCCGGACCGCGCGAACGTCGGAAATGCGCCACGAGCCCGCGCGCCGAGAGCACCCGCTGAAACGCGCGCGCCGTATCCTCGTCGGTCGGTAGGTAGTTCACGCCGCGCAAGCTCGTGCCGGTCGCGTTGTAGGTCAGCAGATTGACGTGAGTCCGGCGCGCACCGAGCACGTCGGCGAGCGCGTGCGCGTGCTCGAGCGAGTCGTTCACGCCCGCCAGCAGGCAATACTGGATGATCGTGGGCCGGCCACGCCGCGCTTGAAACTCGTCCATCGCGCCGAGGATCTCCGCGATGGCAAACCGCCTCCCCGGCGGCAAGAGCCGCGCACGCGTCGCGTCGTCCGGCGCATGCAGCGAGACGGCGAGGTTCACGGCGAGACCCGTCGCATCCAGACTTTGGATACCGGGAACGATCCCCACGGTCGAGACGGTGATTTGTCTCCAGCCGAGCGCACCCAACTCGCCGCCACCGATCCGGCGCACGGCCTCGATCACGTTGTCGAGATTGAGCATCGGTTCACCCATGCCCATGAAGACGAGCGTGTGCAGTCTGCGGCCCGCGCGAGCAGCCTCGGTGCGCAACGCGAGAAACTGGGCCACGATCTCGCCTACGCTCAGGTTGCGCTCGAATCCCGTGCGCGTGGTCGCGCAGAAATCGCAGCCCATGGCACAGCCGACTTGCGACGAGACACAACCCGCCGCCCTTTCGCCTCGATAGTCCGGCATGAGGACCGACTCGACAGTCCTCCCGTCGAGCAGACGCAACAGCAGTTTCACGGTGCCGTCGTCGGCCTCTTGCCGGGCCGCGAGTGTCGGACCCGGTACCTTTCCGGCCCACTCGCGCAAGAACGCGACGAGGCTGCGCGGCAACTCGCGCGACGGCCGAGCGGCCGCGAGCGGCGTTCCGCTTCGATAAAGCGCTCGCAACACCTCCGACGCATGCGCCGGCTTGAAGCCGCGGCACGCGAACTCCGCTTCCAGCGAGACGCGATCGAACTCGAGCAGAGACTGTTGCACGCCGGATCCAGCGACGAACTTCGCGCGATGCCAAGCCGCGGCTGCGAGCGGAGGAGAAAACGCTCCTCCGACCGATCGGGGGCACGATCGCACTTCGTGTTCGCTCGGGCTCGTTTGCTGCTTGAAGCCGCACGGAAGTTCGGCGCGCTCCTCCTGCTCCGGAGCCTTCCCTGCATGTCCGCCCACCGTCGCTTCCTTCCCGAAG from Opitutales bacterium ASA1 encodes the following:
- a CDS encoding alpha/beta fold hydrolase — its product is MPVLVSNYRPPPGLANGHLQTVLPALARRVAMPPPLRRRVETPDGDFLDLDLHGEGGRRVAIVSHGLEGDSRRAYVAGMARCLRAAGWDVVAWNFRGCSGVSNRSLRSYHSGASDDLGIVVDYVRATWPRREIALVGFSLGGNVTLKYLGEQGDEAVGFIAGAVAVSVPCDLAGCAARLETRENRFYLRRFLRTLVAKIEVKHLVYPESLDVRGLREIRTFTEFDTRFTAPLHGFVDAADYWARCSSRQFLGSIRVPTLLLNSRDDPFLSPSCFPDAEAAASAWLHLEAPAHGGHVGFIRPAREYWSETRAREFLEAACDRGGSAPALSDLGERPSVRA
- a CDS encoding AraC family transcriptional regulator, encoding MDRVRDDMEKVDREERSRRSLLSKQVSKASYCFLESVPSRRPGPIVAMAGRETCDPDYLVQRATYPFHVLEIVTSGAGRAVLDGRAFDLGVGSVFVTAPKTQCEIRCDRARPLVKSFVCFGGTRCTTRLARAGLVSGQPHRVSAVGEIAAAVDDLVREGRATGPHVREVCAHLFEVVLLKIASFGRPGGTSDEQHESAREHFLRCRNAIDAEVPRLATLGDVARAAGMDPSSVCRLFRRFQGISPYQYLLRRKMNLAAELLMERGGLVKEVGATVGFDDPFHFSRVFKAVHGVAPRAFVRALRSG
- a CDS encoding L-fucose/L-arabinose isomerase family protein, which translates into the protein MKKKSVRKPTVLLVANGDLRQSANEKCWPAQAEMEAKLSACLADLGWRVKRAHPFKPQLGHGFIGSQKEGMEVFATIDADMPLIVAESVWQYSHHVLHGLVSHRGPILTVANWSGTWPGLVGMLNLNGSLTKAGVRYSTLWSENFDDAFFLDGLKTWLATGTLKHRTRHVTALARCSVPARARKLASSIAADLRRAKSIMGVFDEGCMGMYNAVIPDELLFPCGVYKERLSQSALYYEATQVTDAEARAVYDWYRAKGLQFVFGSDPETSLTEEQVLWQCRTYVAACRIAEEFGCETIGIQYQQGLKDLLPASDLVEGTLNNDDRPPVADAAGKPIRPGRAIPHFNEVDECSGLDALFTNRIHRALGEPVETTLHDLRWGDFDRSGTTDDYVWVFLISGSAPPAHHVGGWAGTRSLRQPPMYFRLGGGTLCGVAKPGEIVWSRVFVENGRLKMDLGRAKVVALPEAETERRWKETTPEWPIMHAVTYGVSRDQMMARHKANHIQVAYAKNAAAADLALYAKAALAAELGIEVFLCGTRADGKPF
- the rlmN_3 gene encoding 23S rRNA (adenine(2503)-C(2))-methyltransferase RlmN, translated to MQQSLLEFDRVSLEAEFACRGFKPAHASEVLRALYRSGTPLAAARPSRELPRSLVAFLREWAGKVPGPTLAARQEADDGTVKLLLRLLDGRTVESVLMPDYRGERAAGCVSSQVGCAMGCDFCATTRTGFERNLSVGEIVAQFLALRTEAARAGRRLHTLVFMGMGEPMLNLDNVIEAVRRIGGGELGALGWRQITVSTVGIVPGIQSLDATGLAVNLAVSLHAPDDATRARLLPPGRRFAIAEILGAMDEFQARRGRPTIIQYCLLAGVNDSLEHAHALADVLGARRTHVNLLTYNATGTSLRGVNYLPTDEDTARAFQRVLSARGLVAHFRRSRGPEIDAACGQLRRRVG